The proteins below come from a single Alnus glutinosa chromosome 9, dhAlnGlut1.1, whole genome shotgun sequence genomic window:
- the LOC133878587 gene encoding U2 small nuclear ribonucleoprotein B'' 2-like, with the protein MLTGDIPPNQTIYIKNLNEKVKKEELKRSLYSLFSQYGRILDVVSLKTPKLRGQAWVVFTEVTAASNAVRQMQNFPFYDKPMRIQYAKTKSDCVAKEDGSYDKKKKQEEKAERKRRADEAQQSSMGNGASAENGATAAPFRQANPSSQEAVAPNNILFIENLPHEATSMMLEMLFQQYPGFREVRMIEAKPGIAFVEFEDDQQSSMAMQALQGFKITPHNPMTITFAKK; encoded by the exons ATGCTGACTGGGGATATACCTCCTAATCAGACTATATACATTAAGAATCTCAACgaaaaggtcaagaaagaag AATTGAAGAGATCCCTTTACTCCTTATTCTCACAGTATGGAAGAATTTTGGATGTTGTTTCCTTGAAGACGCCTAAGCTTCGAGGACAAGCATGGGTTGTGTTTACTGAAGTAACAGCTGCTAGTAATGCAGTGCGGCAAATGCAAAACTTTCCATTTTATGATAAACCTATG CGGATTCAATATGCAAAAACAAAGTCAGATTGTGTTGCTAAAGAAGATGGAAGCTAtgacaagaaaaagaagcaagaagaaaaag CTGAAAGAAAGCGGCGTGCTGATGAAGCGCAACAATCTTCCATGGGTAATGGTGCAAGTGCTGAAAATGGGGCTACAGCg GCCCCATTCCGCCAAGCAAACCCAAGCTCACAAGAAGCAGTAGCTCCAAACAATATACTCTTCATAGAGAATTTGCCCCATGAAGCCACTAGTATGATGTTGGAGATGCTGTTCCAACAATATCCAGGATTTAGGGAAGTCCGAATGATTGAAGCAAAGCCAGGTATCGCTTTTGTAGAATTTGAAGACGACCAGCAGTCCTCCATGGCCATGCAGGCCCTTCAAGGATTCAAAATCACTCCGCATAACCCCATGACAATCACTTTTGCGAAGAAGTAA